A segment of the Sporichthyaceae bacterium genome:
GAACTCCGCCGGGCCCCCGAATGGGTCCCGCTCGCCCTGGACCACCAGGGTGTCCACCCCGGCGCCGAGCAATTCCTCGACCCGGCTCGCCCCCGGCCGACCCGGAGGGTGCAACGGAAAAGCCAGCGCCAAACAACCGACGGCGCCGAGTTCCCGCGCCGTGCGGCAGGCCACTCGGGCGCCGGCCGAGCGTCCCCCGACCACCAACGGCGCCTCGAGCTCGTTCGCTGCGCGCAGCCCCTGGAGCACCGCGATCCAGGCAACGTCCAGTTGCCGGGGGGGCGCGGCCACCTTGCGCCCGGCCGCCCGCCATGGCTGTTCCACCCGGATGACCGTGATGCCGCGGTCGGGCAGGCCCACCGCCAACGCGTGGAGATCGCGCGCCTCGATGCCGCCACCGGCGCCATGGCCGAGTACCAGCACCCCGGTGGGCTTGTCGCCCGCCGGGTTGATCTCGGCCCGAGCGGGCCCGGTGGGCGTGGCGAACTCGAACCGGTACGGCGTGCTCATCCGCGTAGTGTGTCGTGACGATGAGCGAACGCAGTGAGCTCAGCAACAAGCACAGTGCGAGCGAGCGTTGGGCCGCTCCGGTGGCCGACGGCGCGGTGCGAGCGCTCGTCGCGATGCCCGGTTCCAAATCGATCACCAATCGCGCGGTGCTGCTCGCCGCCCTGGCCGATGGGCCGAGCACGATCACCGCGCCGCTGCGCTCGCGCGACTCCGCGCTCATGCTGTCCGCGCTGCGGGCGATGGGCACCGGCATCGACGAGGTGCCCGGCCGCGATGGTGTCGACTGGCGGGTCACCCCGCGGCCGTTGCGGGGCCCGGCTGAGATCGATTGTGGGCTGGCGGGCACGGTGATGCGCTTCGTTCCCCCGCTCGCGGCGCTCGCCGACGGTCCGGTGCGATTCGACGGCGACCCGCGGGCCCGGCAGCGTCCGATGGGCCCGATGCTCGGCGCGCTGCGTGATCTGGGCGCCGACCTGGACTCGATCACCGGATTGCCGTTCACCCTGGTCGGCCGCGGCGCCCTGCCCGGCGGCCGGGTGCAGTTGGACGCGTCGTCGTCCTCGCAGTTCGTCAGCGGGCTGCTGCTCGCGGCGGCTCGCTTCGACAAGGGCGTGGACGTGGTGCACGTCGGCCCGCCGGTGCCCTCACTGCCGCACATCGGGATGACGATCGCGATGCTGCGGTCGGCCGGCGTCGAGGTGGATGACCGGACCGCCGCCCGTTGGCAGCTGACCCCGGGTCAGATCGGGGCGCGGGATCTGCGGGTCGAACCGGATCTGTCCAACGCCGCACCGTTCCTGGCCGCGGCACTGCTCACCGGCGGGGCGGTGACCGTACCGGGGCTTTCCGGCGGCGACACTGTACAGCCGGTCGCCCGGGTGTGTGGGTTGCTGACCGGGATGGGTGGGGCGTGCACCGCGACCGCGGAGGGTCTGCAGGTACGCGGCACCGGCCGGGTGCTCGGTCTGGACGCGGATCTGGGCGCGGTCGGTGAGCTCACCCCCACCATCGCCGGTCTGGCGGCGTTCGCGGAGACGCCGAGCACCCTGCGCGGCATCGGACACCTGCGCGGACACGAGACCGACCGGCTCGCCGCGCTGGCCACCGAACTCAACGCGTTGGGCGGCGACGTCACCGAGACCGAGGACGGGTTGATCATCCGCCCGCGCCCGTTGCACGGTGGGGTGTTCCACACCTACGACGACCACCGGATGGCCACCACCGCCGCGTTGCTCGGCCTGGTGGTGCCGGGCATCGAGGTGGAGAACGTGGCGACCACCGCCAAAACGCTGCCGGACTTCGTCGGCAGTTGGCTGCGCATGCTGGACAGAGACATTCTCGGGAGGGCCGACTGACCGGGCCCCGCCGCCGACCGACCGCGCACCTCGACGAGGACGACGTGCGGGTCAGACCCGGGCGTGGCACGCGGCCGCGCAGCCGGTTGCGTCCGGCGCACGAGGCCGCCGTGGACGGGCACGTGGTCACCGTGGACCGCGGTCGGATCACCGTGCGGGTGGCGGGGCATGACGTGATCGCGGTGAAGGCCCGCGAACTCGGCCGCCGCGGGCTGGTGGTCGGCGACCGGGTCGGCGTGGTGGGTGATGTCAGCGGGGCGCCGGACACCCTGGCCCGGGTGGTGCGAGTCGCCGAACGCCGCTCGGTACTGCGGCGCACCGCGGATGACGACGACCCGGTGGAACGGGTGCTGGTGGCCAACGCCGATCAACTGGTGATCGTCACCGCGGTGGCCGACCCGGAGCCGCGCACCGGGCTGATCGACCGCTGCCTGGTCGCTGCCTATGACGCGGGCCTGGATCCGTTGCTGTGCCTGACCAAGACCGACCTGGCCGACCCGGCCACCCTGTTGGCGGGGTACATCCCCTTGGGATTGGCCTATGTGACGTCGCGTCGGGATCTGGACCCGGCCGACCTGAGGACCTATCTGATCGGCCGGACCAGCGTGCTGGTCGGGCACTCCGGGGTGGGCAAGTCGACATTGGTGAACGCCCTGGTGCCGGGCACCGACCGGGCCATCGGCTCGGTGAACGCGGTGACCGGCCGCGGTCGGCACACCTCGAGCTCGGCGCTGGCGTTGGAACTGCCCGAGGGCGGCTGGGTCATCGACACCCCGGGCGTGCGCAGCTTCGGTCTGGCCCATGTCAGCCCGGACGCGGTGGTGGCCGCCTTCTCCGACCTCGCCGCGGGCACCGCGCAGTGCCCGCGCGGATGCAGCCACGACGAACCGGAATGTGCGCTGGACGCGTGGGTGGCCGCGGGCCACGCTCCCGCGGCCCGGCTCGACTCGCTACGCCGACTGCTGCGCGCCCGCACCGCGGCGGAGGACGCGACCGGCTGACGTTACTTCGGTGCGGCCGGTGCCGCCGGCGGCGTCGGCTTCGCGCTCGCCTTCAGCTTTTCGATCTTCTTGTCGCTGCTCTTGATGATTCCCTTGTAGCTCGCCTCAGCGCCGGTGTGACCGGCCACCGCGGTGAACACAATCGAGACCACCGCGAGAACCG
Coding sequences within it:
- the rsgA gene encoding ribosome small subunit-dependent GTPase A; the encoded protein is MRVRPGRGTRPRSRLRPAHEAAVDGHVVTVDRGRITVRVAGHDVIAVKARELGRRGLVVGDRVGVVGDVSGAPDTLARVVRVAERRSVLRRTADDDDPVERVLVANADQLVIVTAVADPEPRTGLIDRCLVAAYDAGLDPLLCLTKTDLADPATLLAGYIPLGLAYVTSRRDLDPADLRTYLIGRTSVLVGHSGVGKSTLVNALVPGTDRAIGSVNAVTGRGRHTSSSALALELPEGGWVIDTPGVRSFGLAHVSPDAVVAAFSDLAAGTAQCPRGCSHDEPECALDAWVAAGHAPAARLDSLRRLLRARTAAEDATG
- the aroA gene encoding 3-phosphoshikimate 1-carboxyvinyltransferase, whose product is MSERSELSNKHSASERWAAPVADGAVRALVAMPGSKSITNRAVLLAALADGPSTITAPLRSRDSALMLSALRAMGTGIDEVPGRDGVDWRVTPRPLRGPAEIDCGLAGTVMRFVPPLAALADGPVRFDGDPRARQRPMGPMLGALRDLGADLDSITGLPFTLVGRGALPGGRVQLDASSSSQFVSGLLLAAARFDKGVDVVHVGPPVPSLPHIGMTIAMLRSAGVEVDDRTAARWQLTPGQIGARDLRVEPDLSNAAPFLAAALLTGGAVTVPGLSGGDTVQPVARVCGLLTGMGGACTATAEGLQVRGTGRVLGLDADLGAVGELTPTIAGLAAFAETPSTLRGIGHLRGHETDRLAALATELNALGGDVTETEDGLIIRPRPLHGGVFHTYDDHRMATTAALLGLVVPGIEVENVATTAKTLPDFVGSWLRMLDRDILGRAD
- a CDS encoding alpha/beta family hydrolase → MSTPYRFEFATPTGPARAEINPAGDKPTGVLVLGHGAGGGIEARDLHALAVGLPDRGITVIRVEQPWRAAGRKVAAPPRQLDVAWIAVLQGLRAANELEAPLVVGGRSAGARVACRTARELGAVGCLALAFPLHPPGRPGASRVEELLGAGVDTLVVQGERDPFGGPAEFPAGTQLIAVPEADHGFRVPARAALGQAQSLTRMVAAVGDWLPAN